One Triticum dicoccoides isolate Atlit2015 ecotype Zavitan chromosome 4B, WEW_v2.0, whole genome shotgun sequence genomic window carries:
- the LOC119292280 gene encoding uncharacterized protein LOC119292280, protein MSPPMPSDLGARVPAATETGDAAAGGCDGAVTTPPPAPTCPVCMEPWTCSGDHRICCIPCGHVYGRSCLERWLHRCGDDSAKCPQCGEQFERNLITNLYAPGNLWDGCCRLQEVKAHCESELREVVARSISMVQDVEARSNPETEALRAGLVQKVYEMVATWREEMATNLMRMKVQMKKMAEEDNATATDVIEFMERSFPQLSLISTLSAFAPAPAPAPAPVDSDNTRPGCNHPDELPLSLTLPGPGGAVKRRRG, encoded by the exons ATGTCTCCTCCGATGCCGTCCGATCTGGGAGCTAGGGTTCCGGCGGCCACTGAGACGGGGGATGCGGCAGCTGGAGGGTGCGACGGCGCGGTGACCACGCCGCCGCCGGCGCCCACCTGCCCCGTCTGTATGGAGCCCTGGACCTGCAGCGGCGACCACCGCATCTG TTGCATTCCTTGTGGACATGTGTACGGCAGGTCATGTCTAGAGAGGTGGCTCCATCGTTGCGGCGATGACAGTGCGAAG TGCCCACAGTGTGGCGAACAATTTGAACGCAACCTTATTACCAACCTCTACGCCCCAGGAAATTTGTGGGATGGCTGTTGTCGTTTACAG GAAGTGAAAGCACATTGCGAGTCTGAGCTTCGCGAGGTGGTGGCACGTTCAATATCTATGGTGCAAGATGTGGAGGCGAGATCTAATCCAG AAACAGAGGCTCTCCGAGCTGGCTTGGTGCAGAAGGTGTATGAGATGGTGGCAACTTGGAGAGAAGAAATGGCGACTAACCTGATGAGAATGAAGGTGCAGATGAAGAAGATGGCTGAAGAAGACAATGCGACGGCAACAGATGTGATAGAATTCATGGAGCGGAGTTTCCCTCAACTGTCACTGATTTCCACCCTGAGTGCATTTGCTCCGGCACCTGCTCCTGCTCCTGCGCCTGTGGATTCTGATAACACAAGGCCAGGCTGCAATCACCCTGATGAGCTGCCACTCTCCCTGACACTGCCTGGTCCTGGCGGTGCCGTGAAGAGAAGGCGGGGTTGA
- the LOC119292281 gene encoding chaperone protein ClpB2, chloroplastic gives MATAPPPALAADLHISSYPAAAPAPAVAAAAWGSSRRAAGPSSTRVALSAARGRGRLSPVVGTGRPALSVRCNASSRDGRITQQEFTEMAWQSIVLAPEVAKESKHQIVETEHLMKSLLEQRNGLARRIFSKAGVDNTRLLDATEKFIQRQPKVLGEDPGSMLGRDLEALIQRARNFKKEYGDSFVSVEHIVLGFADDKRFGRQLFKDFQITVESLKTAIESIRGKQNVIDQDPEGKYEALDKYGKDLTAMARQGKLDPVIGRDDEIRRCIQILSRRTKNNPVLIGEPGVGKTAIAEGLAQRIVQGDVPQALTNRRLITLDMGALIAGAKYRGEFEDRLKAVLKEVTDSDGQVVLFIDEIHTVVGAGATSGAMDAGNLLKPMLGRGELRCIGATTLDEYRKYIEKDPALERRFQQVYVDQPTVEDTVSILRGLRERYELHHGVRISDSALVAAALLSDRYISGRFLPDKAIDLVDESAAKLKMEITSKPTALDEIDRSVLKLEMERLSLTNDTDKASRDRLSRIEAELSLLKERQKGLTEQWEREKSVMTKIQSIKEEIDRLNVEIQQAEREYDLNRAAELKYGSLNALQRDLQKTEDELNEYQSSGKSMLREEVTQDDIAEIVSRWTGIPVSKLKQSDREKLLYLEDELHKRVVGQDPAVKAVAEAIQRSRAGLSDPNRPIASFMFMGPTGVGKTELAKALASFMFNTEDAVIRIDMSEYMEKHSVSRLIGAPPGYVGYEEGGQLTEAVRRRPYSVVLFDEIEKAHSDVFNVFLQILDDGRVTDSQGRKVSFTNSIIIMTSNVGSQYILNMDEEGGATDSAYESMKKRVMDAARSVFRPEFMNRVDEYIVFKPLERKQINSIVKLQLARVQKRIADRKIKLDVSPAAIEFLGSLGYDPNYGARPVKRVLQQYVENELAKGILRGEFKDEDSISVDTQVTVPSNGKLPQQKLVFRKTNEESKPAAAQDEKFLPTV, from the exons AtggccaccgcgccgccgcccgcgctcgccgCGGACCTCCACATCTCCTCCTAcccggccgccgccccggcccCGGCCGTCGCCGCCGCGGCGTGGGGCAGCAGCAGGAGGGCGGCGGGCCCGTCGTCGACCCGCGTCGCGCTCAGCGCGGCGAGAGGACGGGGACGCCTCTCCCCGGTGGTGGGAACCGGGCGGCCGGCGCTCTCCGTCAGGTGCAACGCCAGCTCCCGGGACGGGAGG ATTACACAGCAAGAATTCACCGAGATGGCATGGCAGTCGATTGTTCTGGCACCCGAAGTCGCCAAAGAGAGCAAACACCAGATCGTGGAGACTGAACATTTGATGAAATCCTTGCTGGAGCAGAGGAACGGGCTTGCCCGTCGAATCTTCTCCAAAGCTGGAGTTGATAACACACGGCTTCTCGATGCCACCGAGAAGTTCATCCAGCGGCAGCCTAAG GTATTAGGTGAAGATCCTGGTTCGATGTTGGGGCGTGACTTGGAAGCTCTGATACAGAGGGCGAGAAACTTTAAGAAAGAGTATGGTGATTCATTCGTCTCGGTTGAACATATTGTTCTTGGTTTTGCGGATGATAAGCGATTTGGAAGACAGCTGTTCAAGGACTTCCAGATCACCGTAGAATCCTTGAAAACAGCTATTGAATCCATAAGAGGGAAGCAAAATGTAATTGATCAAG ACCCTGAGGGAAAGTATGAAGCTTTGGACAAATATGGAAAGGACCTGACAGCTATGGCACGTCAGGGGAAGCTTGACCCTGTTATAGGAAGAGATGATGAAATCCGTAGGTGCATTCAGATTTTGTCTCGGAGAACAAAGAATAATCCTGTTTTGATTGGTGAACCTGGCGTGGGAAAAACAGCCATAGCTGAAGG GCTTGCTCAGAGGATAGTGCAAGGAGATGTCCCACAGGCACTGACAAACCGTCGA CTAATTACACTTGACATGGGGGCTTTGATTGCCGGTGCAAAATATCGAGGAGAATTTGAGGATAGACTGAAGGCTGTACTTAAAGAAGTCACAGATTCTGATGGACAGGTTGTTCTCTTCATTGACGAGATCCACACTGTTGTTGGAGCAG GTGCCACTTCTGGTGCAATGGATGCTGGCAATCTTCTGAAACCAATGCTCGGAAGAGGGGAGCTACGTTGCATTGGTGCAACAACCCTCGATGAGTACCGCAAATATATTGAGAAAGATCCAGCACTGGAACGCCGCTTCCAACAAGTGTATGTTGATCAACCAACAGTTGAAGATACAGTGTCAATACTCCGAGGATTACGTGAGAGATACGAATTGCACCATGGGGTCCGCATATCAGACAGTGCTCTTGTTGCTGCCGCTCTTTTGTCAGATCGTTACATCAGCGGACGATTTTTGCCTGACAAAG CAATTGATTTGGTCGATGAATCAGCTGCCAAGTTGAAAATGGAGATAACATCGAAGCCGACTGCTCTGGACGAGATTGATCGTTCTGTGCTCAAACTTGAAATGGAACGTCTCTCACTAACAAATGATACAGACAAGGCATCAAGAGACAGATTATCTCGCATTGAAGCAGAATTGTCACTTTTGAAAGAAAGGCAGAAGGGACTGACTGAGCAGTGGGAGCGTGAAAAGTCGGTGATGACAAAGATCCAATCTATTAAGGAAGAG ATTGACAGGTTAAATGTGGAGATCCAGCAGGCCGAGCGTGAGTATGATCTCAATCGTGCTGCTGAACTGAAGTATGGTAGTCTGAATGCATTGCAGCGGGACCTTCAAAAAACAGAGGATGAGCTAAACGAATATCAAAGTTCTGGGAAATCCATGCTAAGAGAAGAGGTGACCCAAGATGATATTGCAGAGATTGTGAGCAGGTGGACAGGCATCCCGGTTTCCAAGTTAAAGCAATCCGACAGAGAAAAGCTGCTGTATCTCGAGGACGAACTGCACAAGCGTGTAGTGGGGCAGGATCCTGCAGTCAAAGCAGTTGCAGAGGCCATCCAGAGATCCAGAGCTGGTTTGTCTGATCCAAACCGGCCCATTGCCAGCTTCATGTTCATGGGACCTACAGGAGTGGGCAAAACAGAATTGGCGAAAGCACTCGCTTCTTTTATGTTCAACACTGAGGATGCTGTTATCAGGATTGACATGAGCGAGTATATGGAGAAACACTCTGTCTCAAGACTGATTGGTGCGCCACCAGGTTATGTTGGGTACGAAGAGGGCGGTCAGCTTACAGAGGCTGTCCGTAGGAGGCCATACTCTGTGGTCTTGTTTGATGAGATTGAGAAAGCCCATTCAGATGTATTCAATGTTTTCCTGCAAATATTGGACGATGGCAGGGTTACAGACTCGCAGGGCCGGAAGGTGAGCTTCACCAACAGTATCATTATCATGACATCCAATGTTGGTTCACAGTACATATTGAATATGGATGAAGAAGGCGGAGCGACTGATTCGGCCTACGAGAGTATGAAGAAGAGGGTGATGGATGCTGCAAGATCTGTTTTCCGTCCTGAGTTCATGAATCGTGTAGACGAGTACATCGTCTTCAAGCCTCTTGAGAGGAAGCAGATAAACAGCATTGTCAAATTACAG TTGGCGAGAGTGCAGAAGAGGATCGCCGACCGCAAGATCAAACTCGACGTCTCACCGGCAGCAATCGAGTTCCTGGGAAGCCTTGGCTACGACCCCAACTACGGCGCCAGGCCGGTGAAGCGGGTGCTT